One Spirochaetota bacterium DNA window includes the following coding sequences:
- a CDS encoding DUF501 domain-containing protein — translation MYMLTQRDEQVLRWQLKGTTDAVAGIFEKCDYGFPQIVLLSPQAGGMVDYQSLSNIVWLTCPYLNDEIHELENKGYIAKIETFVNSDEELKREMLKAHSHFYFFRKSVYEKYIKKEIEEEYLNVMKRGIGGLQEPVHLKCLHLHYAHYRICESNIAGRIVYHLLQQKVNCDDAICRVALQK, via the coding sequence ATGTACATGCTTACTCAACGGGATGAGCAGGTTTTACGCTGGCAGCTTAAAGGTACCACTGATGCTGTTGCGGGCATATTTGAAAAGTGCGATTACGGCTTCCCGCAGATTGTACTGTTATCCCCCCAGGCTGGTGGCATGGTTGATTATCAGTCATTGTCCAATATAGTATGGCTGACATGCCCATATCTGAATGATGAGATACATGAGCTTGAAAATAAAGGGTATATTGCAAAGATTGAAACATTCGTTAACTCGGATGAAGAATTAAAACGAGAGATGCTGAAAGCACATTCACATTTTTATTTTTTCAGAAAAAGCGTATATGAAAAATATATAAAAAAAGAAATTGAAGAGGAATACTTAAATGTCATGAAACGAGGCATAGGGGGGTTACAGGAGCCTGTACATTTAAAATGCTTGCATTTACACTATGCACATTATAGAATATGTGAAAGCAATATAGCAGGAAGGATTGTGTATCATTTATTACAGCAAAAGGTAAATTGCGATGATGCAATTTGTAGAGTCGCCTTACAAAAATGA
- a CDS encoding Sua5/YciO/YrdC/YwlC family protein yields the protein MMQFVESPYKNDDVIVIRKLKKDGSVDTEIIQRIIDILHKNGLVILPVDSQYEIVGVANTTVENKLKTIIKSRTKKFVRLIASFKMLESLATVTKFQYDFLHRIWPGEVTAIVPRKEDNSQEIALRFPKTKFVQEIIETVGQPLFATNILRVTKGSNKHSDIIRIFGKKVDAIVIIEELCKRHPKPTLISLFNGKLKIVREGKISSEEIQSYYYLGSCDEEV from the coding sequence ATGATGCAATTTGTAGAGTCGCCTTACAAAAATGATGATGTAATAGTAATACGGAAGCTCAAAAAAGATGGCAGTGTGGATACTGAAATTATCCAAAGAATTATTGATATTTTACATAAAAATGGCCTTGTTATACTCCCTGTTGACTCCCAGTATGAAATAGTTGGTGTTGCAAACACAACAGTTGAGAATAAATTAAAAACAATTATCAAATCCAGAACCAAAAAATTTGTACGCCTGATAGCTTCATTCAAAATGCTGGAATCCCTTGCAACGGTAACCAAATTTCAATATGATTTTCTGCACAGGATATGGCCTGGTGAGGTAACAGCAATTGTGCCACGGAAAGAGGATAACTCACAGGAAATTGCATTGCGTTTTCCTAAAACAAAGTTTGTTCAGGAAATAATTGAAACAGTGGGTCAGCCTCTCTTTGCCACAAATATTCTCAGGGTAACAAAAGGCTCAAATAAGCACTCTGATATTATTCGCATTTTTGGGAAAAAAGTTGATGCCATTGTTATCATAGAAGAGTTATGCAAACGTCACCCAAAGCCAACACTTATAAGCCTATTTAATGGCAAACTCAAGATAGTGCGGGAAGGAAAAATATCTTCTGAGGAAATTCAGTCATACTATTATTTAGGAAGCTGCGATGAGGAAGTATAA